The Pseudomonas berkeleyensis genome includes a region encoding these proteins:
- the mntP gene encoding manganese efflux pump MntP, protein MNPLSLLLLSFAMSTDAFAAAIGKGSGLHKPRFAEALRAGLIFGTIEAITPIIGWLIGQAASRFVLEWDHWIAFILLVGLGLHMIHAGLSTDEDEPEDRPARHSFWVLAITAVATSIDALAVGVSLAFVEVNILVAALCIGLATTLMVTLGMLLGRILGQLVGKRAEILGGVVLMLVGATILYEHFASL, encoded by the coding sequence TTGAATCCTCTTTCGCTGCTTCTTCTGTCTTTCGCCATGTCGACGGATGCCTTCGCGGCTGCCATCGGCAAGGGCTCGGGCCTGCACAAGCCACGCTTTGCCGAGGCCCTGCGCGCAGGGTTGATCTTCGGCACCATCGAAGCCATCACGCCGATCATCGGTTGGCTGATCGGCCAGGCGGCCAGCCGCTTCGTCCTCGAGTGGGATCACTGGATCGCCTTCATCCTGCTGGTCGGGCTCGGCCTGCATATGATCCATGCCGGGCTCAGCACCGATGAGGACGAGCCAGAAGATCGACCCGCGCGCCATTCCTTCTGGGTACTGGCCATCACCGCCGTGGCCACCAGCATCGATGCGCTGGCTGTCGGTGTGAGCCTGGCGTTCGTCGAGGTGAACATCCTGGTTGCAGCACTTTGTATCGGTTTGGCCACCACCCTCATGGTGACACTGGGCATGTTGCTCGGTCGTATACTCGGTCAATTGGTTGGCAAGCGCGCCGAGATACTCGGCGGCGTGGTGCTGATGCTGGTTGGCGCGACCATTCTCTACGAACATTTTGCGAGTCTGTGA
- a CDS encoding disulfide bond formation protein B, which yields MSTTPHSPAWTPLLLAWLLALLATLGALFIGEVMGQAPCVLCWFQRIFMFPLALILAVACYRADFAVWHYALPLSVIGGLIALGHSLLYFDIIPQRIQPCSASGPSCTDANMTILGLPLPLLALATFALITILLLIVRRRTLQ from the coding sequence ATGAGCACCACACCTCACTCTCCTGCCTGGACGCCTTTGCTGCTGGCCTGGCTACTGGCTCTGCTCGCCACGCTTGGCGCGCTGTTCATCGGCGAGGTCATGGGGCAGGCCCCCTGCGTACTGTGCTGGTTCCAGCGCATCTTCATGTTTCCGCTGGCCCTGATTCTCGCTGTGGCCTGCTACCGAGCGGACTTCGCCGTCTGGCATTACGCCCTGCCGCTGTCGGTCATCGGCGGTCTGATCGCCCTGGGACACAGCCTGCTGTATTTCGACATCATCCCGCAGCGCATCCAGCCGTGCAGCGCCAGCGGCCCATCCTGCACCGATGCCAACATGACCATCCTCGGCCTGCCGCTGCCTTTGCTGGCCCTGGCCACCTTCGCCCTGATCACCATCCTGCTGCTCATCGTTCGCCGGAGAACCCTGCAATGA
- a CDS encoding DsbA family protein, with protein sequence MTRKTLVVTLSLLILAVFAGAALLYQGLAPSEQHAEAPHPAPDSSSLVRFHSPVIGPAKAPVTIVEFFDPSCEACRAFHPYVKQILAENPQSVRLVIRYTLFHQASEQAARLLEAARKQDLYLPVLDAILQAQPQWHDDASAAKAWEAAEKVGLDVAKAREEMHSPAIDAILKTDMQDVQTVGVRGTPTFFVNGQPLREFGPAPLRALVMEEVARAGN encoded by the coding sequence ATGACCCGCAAAACCCTGGTCGTCACCCTCAGCCTGCTGATTCTTGCCGTATTCGCTGGCGCGGCTCTGCTTTACCAGGGCCTGGCCCCCTCCGAGCAGCACGCCGAAGCGCCGCATCCGGCGCCGGACAGCAGCAGCCTGGTGCGCTTCCATTCCCCCGTGATCGGGCCGGCCAAGGCCCCGGTCACCATCGTCGAGTTCTTCGATCCGTCCTGCGAGGCATGTCGGGCGTTCCACCCCTACGTCAAACAGATCCTCGCCGAGAATCCACAAAGCGTTCGTCTGGTGATCCGCTACACCCTGTTCCACCAGGCCTCGGAGCAAGCGGCTCGCCTGCTGGAAGCGGCGCGCAAGCAGGATCTCTATCTGCCGGTACTGGACGCCATCCTTCAGGCCCAGCCGCAATGGCATGACGACGCCAGTGCCGCCAAGGCCTGGGAAGCAGCCGAGAAAGTCGGTCTGGACGTAGCCAAGGCACGCGAGGAGATGCATTCACCGGCCATCGACGCCATCCTGAAGACCGACATGCAGGATGTGCAGACCGTAGGTGTACGCGGCACGCCGACTTTCTTCGTCAATGGCCAGCCGCTGCGTGAATTCGGCCCAGCCCCATTGCGGGCGCTGGTGATGGAGGAAGTGGCGCGGGCAGGCAACTAG
- a CDS encoding TerC family protein encodes MTALEPFLFADFLGTATWLWLVFIAVVISLLAFDLGVLHRDNREIGVRESLLLSAGYITAGLLFGVWVFFQKGGDASMDYVTGFLIEKSLSMDNVFLMAMIFSFLAIPRQYQHKVLFWGIMGVLVLRAIMIGLGAALIHEFAWILYVFGAFLFFTGVKMLFSKLDAEPDLESNVLVKFLRKHLRVTDDLHGERFFVRQDDGKGRSVLWVTPLFLALILIECADLMFAIDSVPAIFAITQDPFIVYTSNIFAILGLRALYFALAALIHRFAYLKYALALVLVFIGAKIFLVGIIGKIPAVVSLSVTLGLLIGGVLLSLYKTRGQPPAKI; translated from the coding sequence ATGACTGCCCTAGAACCGTTCCTCTTCGCCGACTTCCTCGGCACGGCCACCTGGTTGTGGCTGGTCTTCATCGCTGTCGTCATCTCCCTGCTGGCCTTCGACCTTGGCGTACTGCATCGCGATAACCGCGAAATCGGTGTGCGCGAGAGCTTGTTGCTGTCCGCCGGCTACATCACCGCAGGCCTGCTGTTCGGTGTCTGGGTGTTCTTCCAGAAAGGCGGCGACGCCAGCATGGATTACGTCACCGGCTTTCTGATCGAGAAATCGCTGTCGATGGACAACGTGTTTCTCATGGCCATGATCTTCAGCTTCCTCGCCATCCCGCGGCAGTACCAGCACAAGGTGCTGTTCTGGGGAATCATGGGCGTGCTGGTGCTGCGGGCGATCATGATCGGCCTGGGCGCTGCGCTGATCCACGAGTTCGCCTGGATCCTCTACGTGTTCGGCGCCTTCCTGTTCTTCACCGGTGTGAAGATGCTGTTCTCCAAGCTGGACGCCGAGCCTGACCTGGAAAGCAACGTGCTGGTGAAATTCCTGCGCAAGCACCTGCGCGTGACCGACGACCTGCACGGCGAGCGCTTCTTCGTGCGTCAGGATGACGGCAAGGGCCGCAGCGTGCTGTGGGTGACGCCGCTGTTTCTGGCGCTGATCCTGATCGAGTGCGCCGACCTGATGTTCGCCATCGACAGCGTGCCGGCGATCTTCGCCATCACCCAGGATCCGTTCATCGTCTACACCTCGAACATCTTCGCCATCCTCGGCCTGCGTGCCCTGTACTTCGCCCTGGCGGCGCTGATCCACCGCTTTGCCTACCTCAAGTACGCGCTGGCGCTGGTGCTGGTGTTCATCGGCGCGAAGATCTTCCTGGTCGGCATCATCGGCAAGATCCCGGCCGTGGTGTCCTTGAGCGTGACCCTGGGCCTGCTGATCGGCGGCGTGCTGCTGTCGTTGTACAAGACCCGTGGTCAGCCGCCCGCCAAGATCTGA
- a CDS encoding DNA polymerase II, whose protein sequence is MTQPQQGFVLSRHWRDTPEGTEVAFWLATDAGPRQIRLPCQEMVAFIPAEQRAWAEPLLRNEKGVELRELALRDFKRRPVLGLYCRQYRQLLQLEKKLRQVGVDVYEADIRPPDRYLMERFITASVLFDGIEQADGSLLCKSLKPAADYRPALRLVSLDIETSARGELYSIALEGCGQRQVYMLGPANGDASIVDFDLEYCDSRKALLERLNAWLQRHDPDAIIGWNLVQFDLRVLRDHAEQLKVPLLLGRGGDVMGWRQHNSSQHYFAEAAGRLIIDGIEALRSATWSFSSFSLESVAQTLLGEGKAIDTPYARMDEIQRMFDEDKPALALYNLKDCELVTRIFAHTDLLAFLLERSSVTGLAADRSGGSVAAFTHLYLPPMHRLGFVAPNLGDIRGENSPGGFVMDSRPGLYDSVLVLDYKSLYPSIIRSFLIDPLGLVEGLHQPDDEHSVEGFRGARFSRTRHCLPAIVERVWQGREAAKREGNAALSQALKIIMNAFYGVLGSSGCRFFDPRLASSITLRGHQIMKRTRELIEAEGHAVIYGDTDSTFVWLGGAHGEKDAARIGRGLVSKVNAWWQEHLLREYGLSSALELQYETHYRRFLMPTIRGTEEGSKKRYAGLVHNEDGSERMVFKGLETVRTDWSPLAQRFQQELYRLVFAGQPYEGYVRDYVKRTLAGELDELLVYRKRLRRRLDDYQRNVPPHVRAARLADEHNQRLGRPLQYQRGGWISYLITTAGPQPLERLQSPIDYEHYLSRQLQPVADAILPFVGGDFTRLVDGQLGLF, encoded by the coding sequence ATGACGCAACCCCAGCAAGGCTTCGTGCTCAGCCGCCATTGGCGTGATACGCCGGAGGGTACAGAGGTGGCCTTCTGGCTGGCGACCGATGCCGGCCCGCGTCAGATACGTCTGCCGTGCCAGGAGATGGTCGCCTTCATTCCCGCCGAGCAGCGCGCCTGGGCGGAGCCGCTGTTGCGTAATGAAAAGGGCGTTGAGCTGCGCGAGTTGGCCTTGCGCGACTTCAAACGCCGCCCGGTGCTGGGCCTGTATTGCCGCCAGTACCGCCAGTTGCTGCAACTGGAGAAGAAGCTGCGTCAGGTTGGCGTGGATGTGTACGAGGCCGATATTCGCCCGCCGGATCGTTACCTGATGGAGCGCTTTATCACCGCCAGCGTGCTGTTCGACGGTATCGAGCAGGCGGACGGCAGCCTGCTCTGCAAGTCACTCAAGCCCGCCGCCGATTACCGCCCGGCGCTGCGCCTGGTGTCGCTGGATATCGAGACCAGCGCTCGCGGCGAGCTGTATTCCATTGCCCTGGAAGGCTGTGGTCAGCGCCAGGTGTATATGCTCGGCCCGGCCAATGGCGACGCCAGCATCGTCGACTTCGACCTGGAGTACTGCGACAGCCGCAAGGCGCTGCTCGAACGCCTGAATGCCTGGCTGCAGCGGCATGATCCGGACGCCATCATCGGCTGGAACCTGGTGCAGTTCGACCTGCGCGTGCTGCGCGATCACGCCGAGCAACTCAAGGTGCCGTTGTTGCTGGGGCGTGGTGGCGATGTGATGGGCTGGCGCCAGCACAACAGCAGCCAGCACTACTTCGCCGAGGCGGCCGGACGGCTGATCATCGATGGCATCGAGGCGCTGCGCTCGGCCACCTGGAGCTTTTCCTCGTTCAGCCTCGAATCGGTGGCGCAGACCCTGCTCGGTGAGGGCAAGGCCATCGACACGCCCTATGCACGGATGGACGAGATCCAGCGCATGTTCGACGAGGACAAGCCGGCGCTGGCCCTCTACAACCTCAAGGACTGCGAGCTGGTCACGCGGATTTTCGCCCACACCGATCTGCTCGCTTTCCTCCTGGAGCGCTCCAGCGTCACCGGTCTGGCGGCCGACCGCAGCGGCGGCTCGGTGGCGGCCTTCACTCACCTGTATCTGCCGCCCATGCACCGCCTGGGTTTCGTCGCGCCGAACCTCGGCGACATTCGTGGCGAGAACAGTCCCGGTGGCTTCGTCATGGACTCGCGCCCCGGCCTCTACGACTCGGTGCTGGTGCTGGACTACAAGAGCCTGTATCCATCGATCATCCGCAGCTTTTTGATCGACCCGCTGGGCCTTGTCGAAGGCCTGCATCAGCCGGATGACGAACACTCGGTGGAGGGCTTTCGTGGCGCACGCTTCTCGCGTACCCGGCATTGCTTGCCGGCCATCGTTGAGCGCGTCTGGCAGGGGCGCGAAGCGGCCAAGCGCGAGGGCAACGCAGCCTTGTCGCAGGCGCTGAAGATCATCATGAACGCCTTCTACGGCGTGCTCGGCTCCAGTGGTTGCCGCTTCTTCGACCCGCGCCTGGCTTCATCCATTACCCTGCGTGGGCACCAGATCATGAAGCGCACGCGCGAGCTGATCGAAGCCGAGGGGCATGCGGTGATCTACGGCGACACCGACTCCACTTTCGTCTGGCTCGGTGGTGCGCATGGCGAGAAAGACGCCGCGCGGATCGGTCGTGGGTTGGTGAGCAAGGTCAACGCCTGGTGGCAAGAACACCTGCTGCGTGAATACGGCCTGAGCAGCGCGCTGGAGTTGCAGTACGAAACCCACTACCGACGCTTTCTCATGCCGACCATCCGCGGCACCGAGGAAGGCAGCAAGAAGCGTTATGCCGGCCTGGTTCACAACGAGGACGGCAGCGAGCGCATGGTGTTCAAGGGCCTGGAGACGGTGCGCACCGACTGGTCGCCGCTGGCCCAGCGCTTCCAGCAGGAGTTGTATCGCCTGGTGTTCGCCGGCCAGCCCTATGAGGGCTACGTGCGCGACTACGTGAAACGCACGCTGGCCGGCGAGCTGGACGAGCTGCTGGTCTACCGTAAGCGCTTGCGCCGGCGCCTCGACGATTACCAGCGCAACGTGCCACCGCATGTGCGTGCCGCGCGACTGGCCGACGAGCACAACCAGCGTCTTGGTCGGCCCCTGCAATACCAGCGCGGCGGCTGGATCAGCTACCTGATCACCACTGCCGGGCCACAGCCGCTGGAGCGTTTGCAGTCACCCATCGACTACGAGCACTACCTGAGCCGCCAACTGCAGCCGGTAGCCGATGCCATCCTGCCGTTCGTCGGCGGCGACTTCACCAGGCTGGTGGATGGGCAGCTCGGGCTGTTCTGA
- a CDS encoding group II truncated hemoglobin has product MSDTPPYGTGDASYQAAGGIDGLRRLVDDFYRLMDERPEATALRALHPADLSASRDKLACFLSGWLGGPRLFAEKYGGISIPAFHAQWPIDQALAESWLSCMAGAVALQNYAPAFADYLLTQLRVPAERSVQASQNRHRKET; this is encoded by the coding sequence ATGAGCGACACACCTCCCTACGGCACCGGTGATGCCTCCTACCAGGCCGCTGGCGGCATCGACGGCCTACGCCGTCTGGTCGACGACTTTTACCGGCTGATGGATGAACGCCCCGAGGCCACCGCGCTGCGCGCCCTGCACCCAGCCGACCTGAGCGCCTCGCGTGACAAGCTGGCGTGCTTCTTGAGCGGCTGGCTGGGCGGCCCACGCCTGTTCGCCGAAAAATACGGCGGCATCAGCATTCCGGCCTTCCATGCCCAGTGGCCAATCGACCAGGCGCTGGCGGAAAGCTGGCTGAGCTGTATGGCCGGGGCCGTCGCCCTGCAGAACTATGCACCGGCCTTCGCCGATTATCTGCTGACCCAGTTGCGCGTACCCGCCGAACGCTCGGTACAGGCCAGCCAAAACCGTCACCGCAAGGAAACCTGA
- a CDS encoding FKBP-type peptidyl-prolyl cis-trans isomerase, giving the protein MTDELIIEDLQPGDGKAVVKGALITTQYRGWLADGSEFDSSYSRGMPFQCVIGTGRVIKGWDQGLMGMQVGGKRKLQVPAHLGYGERSMGAIPPNSDLTFEIELLEVLTRDD; this is encoded by the coding sequence ATGACTGACGAACTGATCATCGAAGACCTGCAACCCGGCGACGGCAAGGCCGTGGTCAAGGGCGCCCTGATCACTACCCAATATCGCGGCTGGCTGGCCGATGGCAGCGAGTTCGACTCGTCCTACTCGCGCGGCATGCCGTTCCAGTGCGTGATCGGTACCGGTCGCGTGATCAAGGGCTGGGATCAGGGCCTGATGGGCATGCAGGTCGGCGGCAAGCGCAAGCTGCAGGTGCCGGCACACCTGGGTTATGGCGAGCGCAGCATGGGCGCGATTCCGCCCAACTCCGACCTGACCTTCGAGATCGAGCTGCTGGAAGTGCTGACCCGCGATGACTGA